The Leptospira koniambonensis sequence TCATTGACGACTGCGAATAATTTCGATGATCTAATCCGATTTTTCGAAGCAAGTTTGGTAGATTTAGAACAAACAATTGCAAAACTTCCAGCTGGAGATCCTAAATCTGGTTATTACACTTCTCTATTAATACTTACCAAAAAAGTGGAATTGGATCTTAAAAATTCTGCAAAATCATTCCAAACCTTATATCTAGACTTAGAAGAAATGCATGATTTCGTGCATGAGATCTATCCTTCATAGGAGGAACATTGAGCCAAAAACTTCTCAAACTGGTCCATAAAGAAAATGTAAGCCTTTCTTCAGACATATACCAATTTGAAAAAGCAGATGGGCTGCCTTTCGAATTTGTAGGAGGACAATATATTATCCTAAATGTCGGAAATGATAATGATGGAAAGCCTATCAAAAGAGCTTATTCTATTTTGTCTTCTGATTCAAAAACGAATTCTTTTCAGATCTGTGTGAAACGTTTAGGGACAGGAAAAGCATCCAGTATTCTACCTGAATTAAAACCAGGGTCAGAACTGGAGTATTCAGGTCCCTGGGGAAAATTTGTAGGAGATCCAACATGGCCTTCACCCGGTTTTTCTCTCATTCTGGCAACGGACACAGGGATCACTACACTTGCTG is a genomic window containing:
- a CDS encoding DUF3209 family protein; the encoded protein is MACHEIAALRLGMMNVLGIKDESVIQHEKNEIGTEALSSPGPIQSLTTANNFDDLIRFFEASLVDLEQTIAKLPAGDPKSGYYTSLLILTKKVELDLKNSAKSFQTLYLDLEEMHDFVHEIYPS
- a CDS encoding FAD-dependent oxidoreductase, whose protein sequence is MSQKLLKLVHKENVSLSSDIYQFEKADGLPFEFVGGQYIILNVGNDNDGKPIKRAYSILSSDSKTNSFQICVKRLGTGKASSILPELKPGSELEYSGPWGKFVGDPTWPSPGFSLILATDTGITTLAGLLLSKKFSDRLDSTITVWLKTKEEDFLSENELRKILSGVSNFPNIFQIPPISDQNRVQSALDILKSILGDCTVPENVFLSGDGNILREVRSELVRLGTLESQIGMEAFFNTQKNPSPVVSLG